From a region of the Lentilactobacillus curieae genome:
- the nrdF gene encoding class 1b ribonucleoside-diphosphate reductase subunit beta, with protein MTENYNAINWNAIDDQIDKATWEKLTEQFWLDTRIPLSNDLADWRELDDDHKWVVGHVFGGLTLLDTLQSQEGMASLRKDVKTMHETAVLNNIQFMESVHAKSYSSIFSTLNTPDEIDEIFEWSDSEEFLQNKALKIENLYVNQDDPLKKKIASVFLETFLFYSGFYTPLYYLGHNKLANVAEIIKLILRDESVHGTYIGYKFQVTFNQLPKEKQQELKDWMYNFLYELYSNEEQYTHTLYDQTGWTEEVLTFIRYNANKALMNLGQDPLFPDTAADVNPVVMNGISTSTANHDFFSQVGNGYLLGNVEAMSDSDYDI; from the coding sequence ATGACTGAAAATTATAACGCAATCAACTGGAATGCAATCGATGACCAAATTGACAAGGCAACTTGGGAAAAGTTAACTGAACAATTTTGGTTGGACACGCGAATTCCATTATCAAATGACCTCGCCGATTGGCGGGAATTAGACGACGATCACAAATGGGTTGTTGGCCACGTTTTCGGTGGTTTGACCTTGCTTGACACGCTTCAATCACAAGAAGGTATGGCCTCACTTAGAAAAGACGTTAAGACAATGCACGAAACTGCCGTATTGAACAACATTCAATTCATGGAATCTGTTCATGCCAAGAGTTACTCATCAATCTTCTCAACGTTGAATACTCCAGATGAAATTGACGAAATCTTCGAGTGGAGTGACAGTGAGGAATTCTTGCAAAATAAGGCACTTAAGATTGAAAATCTTTACGTCAACCAAGATGATCCGCTCAAGAAAAAGATTGCTAGTGTGTTCCTAGAAACATTCCTATTCTACTCTGGTTTCTATACCCCACTCTACTATCTTGGTCATAACAAGCTCGCCAACGTTGCTGAAATTATCAAGTTGATTCTCCGTGACGAATCAGTTCATGGTACTTACATTGGATACAAATTCCAAGTAACTTTCAACCAACTTCCAAAAGAAAAGCAACAAGAACTCAAGGATTGGATGTACAACTTCTTGTACGAATTGTACTCAAACGAAGAGCAATACACCCACACCCTGTACGACCAAACTGGTTGGACTGAAGAAGTGTTGACATTTATCCGTTACAACGCCAACAAAGCATTGATGAACTTGGGACAAGATCCACTATTCCCAGACACCGCTGCTGACGTTAACCCAGTCGTTATGAACGGGATTTCAACATCAACTGCTAACCATGACTTCTTCTCACAAGTTGGTAATGGTTACCTACTTGGAAACGTTGAAGCGATGAGTGATAGTGATTACGATATTTAG
- a CDS encoding D-2-hydroxyacid dehydrogenase produces the protein MKFIAYNVRDDEIPFVKDWGKQNGIEVDYSTDTLNLDTVSEADGFDGISGLQTIPYDAELFAKMKELGISMLSLRNVGLDNVDLIAAKQNGVTVTNVPAYSPASIAEFAVTLALMVNRKVGYMYNQLHDLGEFHMASDFMGRLMSNSTVGVVGTGRIGREAIKMFAGLGANVIAYDKFPMKDSDLPFKYVDSLDDILDQADVVDLHMPGLPENDHLFDEKAFKRMKDSAILINTARGSIVDTPAMINALKSGEIAGAGIDTLEHESADLQNSRSTAMVEAEDVLELSKMPNVIVTPHSAFHTDEAVKNMVDISLNNLKAKLSGGEVENLAK, from the coding sequence ATGAAGTTTATTGCATACAATGTCCGCGATGATGAGATACCGTTTGTTAAAGACTGGGGTAAACAAAATGGTATAGAAGTTGACTACTCTACCGATACGTTGAATCTTGACACTGTCAGCGAGGCAGATGGATTTGACGGAATTTCTGGTTTGCAGACCATTCCTTACGATGCAGAACTTTTTGCAAAGATGAAGGAGCTTGGCATTTCGATGCTTTCATTGAGAAATGTTGGTCTTGATAACGTCGACTTAATTGCTGCTAAGCAGAATGGGGTTACTGTAACTAATGTTCCTGCCTACAGCCCTGCAAGTATTGCTGAGTTTGCTGTTACCTTAGCGTTGATGGTTAATCGTAAAGTTGGCTATATGTACAATCAACTTCATGACTTAGGTGAGTTCCATATGGCATCAGATTTTATGGGCCGCTTAATGAGTAACTCAACTGTTGGGGTTGTTGGTACCGGTAGAATTGGCCGCGAGGCAATCAAAATGTTTGCAGGCCTGGGTGCCAATGTAATTGCTTACGATAAGTTTCCAATGAAAGATTCTGACTTACCATTTAAATACGTAGATAGTTTAGATGATATTTTAGATCAAGCTGATGTGGTTGACCTTCACATGCCAGGATTACCAGAAAATGACCATCTATTTGATGAGAAAGCTTTTAAACGAATGAAGGATTCTGCAATTCTAATCAATACCGCCCGCGGTTCGATTGTTGACACTCCTGCAATGATTAATGCGTTAAAGAGTGGAGAAATTGCTGGTGCCGGAATTGACACTCTAGAGCATGAATCAGCCGATTTACAAAATTCACGGTCAACTGCTATGGTTGAAGCTGAAGATGTCTTAGAACTGTCAAAAATGCCTAACGTGATTGTTACACCGCACTCCGCTTTCCATACGGATGAAGCAGTTAAAAACATGGTTGATATTTCGCTTAACAACTTAAAAGCAAAGTTAAGTGGTGGCGAAGTTGAAAATCTAGCAAAATAG
- the rplJ gene encoding 50S ribosomal protein L10 — MSEQTIAVKAKQVEEIVENMNNASSMVVVDYRGLTVEEVTDLRKQLRESGVKMSVLKNKLLQRAAEQAGLEDLKDVFSGPTAVAFASDDAVAGPKIMHNFAKDHDALEIKGGVIDGKVASIDQINQFATLPSREELLATLANILQAPVRNVAYAVKAVADSKDSDDGDAA; from the coding sequence GTGAGTGAACAAACTATTGCTGTTAAAGCAAAACAAGTTGAAGAAATTGTTGAAAATATGAACAATGCATCTTCAATGGTAGTTGTTGACTACCGTGGTTTAACTGTTGAAGAAGTAACTGATTTGCGTAAGCAATTACGTGAAAGCGGCGTTAAGATGAGCGTTCTTAAGAACAAGTTATTACAACGTGCTGCTGAACAAGCAGGCTTGGAAGACTTGAAGGATGTATTCTCTGGCCCTACAGCTGTTGCTTTTGCATCAGACGATGCTGTTGCTGGTCCTAAGATCATGCACAACTTCGCAAAAGACCATGATGCCCTTGAAATTAAGGGTGGTGTAATTGACGGTAAGGTTGCTTCAATTGATCAAATCAATCAATTTGCTACATTACCTAGTCGTGAAGAATTGTTGGCTACTCTTGCTAACATCCTTCAAGCACCAGTTAGAAACGTTGCATACGCTGTTAAAGCTGTTGCAGATAGCAAGGATTCAGATGACGGCGATGCCGCATAA
- the mprF gene encoding bifunctional lysylphosphatidylglycerol flippase/synthetase MprF gives MLKKIWSFIDKRMTLFKIIFVFSVLIFVIRESAKVFREVSGNQLREVVSQQSQGAILAMLVVGFISILPMMIYDFSIVRFLPGTFSKSYVIKSGWVVNTFTNLLGFGGLLGASLRAHFYGKNATRKQVVYAISKVALFLVSGLSLLCFVALVLVFGFGIGSQFTHYWIWMAAGAVYFPAMFIFTRYNQSSFFDDLTIKEEATMTIGSFLEWGSALGFFLFVGYMMGIDARFAAIIPIFVVANVAGVISMIPGGLGSFDVFMVIGLGFVGVGKSDAIVWILMYRLFYYLLPFLVGVILFIHDTGSKINQYLDGLPKIIIQRTAQILLTAFMYFSGIMMLLFATIPDVVAENKFYLKLFPYTILFLSHVLNIIVAFLLIGLASGLWSRTKRAFVPTVIVLLISIVNTLLNEAFTWRMIAVFVVILVLLMLSKGVLYRDRMANSWGKLAFNGSIYFITFLAYALLGIATHQNRLHFDKAYLFPSEAAWLIGFIGLLVAMFVLIGINAYLTGKKPAWFNLPFDGPRIQRLIDQYGGNEVSQLAFLKDKTIFYYQEGGVDQVFFMFRQVADKLVIMGEPVGNPEKFSAAIDYFMEQADQQGYRLVFYEINEDMTMMLHEKGFDFIKTGETGLVDVQNFTLAGKRHRGERALMNKFERENYSFEILKPPFDHEFIETLRSISNEWLDGKEEKGFSLGFFDEYYLNQAPIAVMKNPEGKIVAFANIMTSGNDEVTSIDLMRSSEKAPSGIMDGIFVNLYNQAKDDGFQYFDLGMSPLSNVGTSRFSFMEERIVHIIYEYGARFYSFEGLRSYKDKYVDKWTPKYISYFKGSSLALATMQVFTIVNRRVDEKRRRPRFIKFLPFIDEK, from the coding sequence ATGCTAAAAAAGATTTGGTCATTTATAGATAAAAGAATGACACTGTTCAAAATTATCTTTGTATTTTCGGTATTGATTTTTGTGATTAGGGAATCTGCAAAGGTTTTTCGCGAAGTTAGTGGCAATCAATTGAGAGAGGTTGTTTCCCAACAATCTCAAGGCGCAATTCTTGCGATGTTGGTAGTTGGATTTATTTCAATATTACCGATGATGATTTACGATTTTTCGATTGTCAGATTTCTGCCTGGCACTTTTTCTAAATCGTATGTCATTAAAAGTGGTTGGGTCGTCAACACATTCACTAATTTGTTAGGATTTGGCGGCCTTTTAGGTGCTAGTTTACGAGCCCATTTCTACGGTAAAAATGCCACGAGAAAACAGGTAGTTTACGCAATTTCAAAGGTTGCTTTATTTTTAGTCTCTGGGTTATCGCTACTTTGTTTCGTTGCATTAGTTTTAGTCTTTGGCTTTGGAATTGGAAGTCAATTCACTCATTACTGGATTTGGATGGCTGCTGGAGCAGTTTACTTTCCCGCTATGTTTATATTTACACGGTATAATCAGTCATCATTTTTTGATGATCTAACGATTAAAGAAGAGGCCACAATGACCATCGGATCCTTTTTAGAGTGGGGCAGTGCGCTTGGATTCTTCCTTTTTGTTGGATATATGATGGGAATTGATGCGAGGTTTGCCGCAATCATTCCAATTTTTGTCGTTGCCAATGTTGCAGGAGTTATTTCCATGATTCCCGGTGGTTTGGGATCGTTTGATGTGTTTATGGTAATTGGCCTTGGGTTTGTTGGTGTCGGTAAAAGCGATGCAATTGTTTGGATTCTGATGTACCGACTGTTTTATTACCTGCTGCCTTTCTTAGTTGGGGTAATCTTATTTATTCATGATACTGGAAGCAAAATTAATCAGTATCTTGATGGTCTACCTAAGATTATTATTCAAAGAACCGCCCAAATTTTACTAACAGCATTTATGTATTTCTCAGGAATTATGATGCTGTTGTTTGCAACGATTCCAGATGTTGTTGCTGAGAACAAATTCTATTTAAAACTATTTCCGTATACGATCCTGTTTTTAAGCCATGTGCTTAACATAATTGTGGCCTTTTTACTAATTGGATTAGCAAGTGGATTGTGGTCACGGACTAAACGAGCATTTGTGCCAACGGTGATAGTATTATTGATATCAATTGTTAATACGTTACTAAATGAAGCATTCACTTGGAGAATGATAGCAGTGTTTGTGGTGATTTTGGTGTTATTGATGCTCTCCAAAGGGGTTCTTTATCGCGATCGAATGGCAAATTCTTGGGGGAAACTTGCATTTAACGGTTCCATATACTTCATCACGTTTTTAGCATATGCGCTTTTAGGAATTGCTACTCATCAGAACCGGCTTCATTTTGATAAAGCTTACTTATTCCCATCTGAGGCAGCCTGGCTAATTGGCTTTATTGGCTTGCTAGTGGCAATGTTTGTGTTGATTGGAATTAATGCCTATCTAACTGGTAAAAAGCCAGCGTGGTTCAATTTGCCCTTTGATGGGCCAAGAATTCAAAGATTGATTGATCAGTATGGTGGTAACGAGGTAAGTCAACTAGCGTTCTTGAAGGATAAAACAATTTTTTACTATCAAGAGGGCGGAGTTGACCAAGTTTTCTTCATGTTTAGACAGGTTGCTGATAAATTAGTTATCATGGGTGAACCAGTTGGAAACCCAGAAAAGTTCAGCGCAGCCATTGACTACTTTATGGAGCAGGCGGATCAGCAGGGATATCGGTTGGTATTCTACGAAATCAACGAAGATATGACCATGATGCTTCATGAGAAGGGGTTTGACTTTATCAAAACAGGTGAGACTGGTTTGGTTGATGTCCAAAACTTTACTTTGGCTGGAAAACGCCACCGTGGTGAACGGGCGTTAATGAATAAATTTGAGCGAGAAAATTACAGCTTTGAAATTCTTAAGCCTCCATTTGATCATGAATTTATTGAAACTTTAAGGTCAATCTCTAATGAGTGGTTAGACGGGAAAGAGGAGAAGGGATTCTCCTTGGGATTTTTCGATGAGTACTATTTGAACCAAGCACCAATTGCGGTAATGAAGAATCCAGAAGGAAAAATCGTTGCCTTTGCCAATATAATGACTAGTGGCAATGATGAAGTTACTTCAATAGATTTGATGCGATCGAGTGAGAAAGCTCCGTCAGGAATTATGGATGGAATATTCGTTAATTTGTACAATCAGGCAAAGGATGATGGGTTCCAGTATTTCGATCTCGGAATGTCTCCGCTATCGAATGTTGGGACTTCAAGGTTTAGTTTTATGGAAGAGCGAATTGTCCACATCATCTATGAGTATGGTGCAAGATTTTACAGTTTTGAAGGACTACGTTCCTACAAAGATAAATATGTAGACAAGTGGACGCCAAAGTACATTTCGTATTTTAAAGGTTCATCACTGGCATTAGCTACGATGCAGGTATTCACAATAGTTAACCGCAGGGTCGACGAAAAGAGAAGACGACCACGATTTATCAAGTTTTTACCTTTCATCGATGAAAAATAA
- the rplA gene encoding 50S ribosomal protein L1 yields MARNRGKNYKAALEQVDSEKAYSVDEAVELVKKIDFAKFDATVEVVFNLNVDTKQADQQLRGAVVLPNGTGKDQTVVVFAKGDKAKEAEAAGADFVGETDLVEKIQDGWLDFDVAIATPDMMAQVGRLGRVLGPKGLMPNPKTGTVTMDVAKAVEESKAGKVTYRTDRDGNVAVPVGKVSFDADKLIGNIKTIEEVVVRARPASVRGTYVTNVSVSSTFGPGVKVDIESF; encoded by the coding sequence ATGGCTCGTAATAGAGGTAAAAACTATAAAGCAGCTTTAGAACAAGTCGACTCAGAAAAGGCTTATTCAGTTGATGAGGCTGTTGAATTAGTAAAGAAAATTGATTTCGCAAAATTTGATGCAACTGTTGAAGTTGTATTCAATCTAAACGTTGATACAAAACAAGCTGATCAACAATTACGTGGTGCCGTTGTTTTACCAAACGGAACTGGTAAAGATCAAACTGTTGTTGTATTTGCAAAGGGTGACAAGGCTAAAGAAGCCGAAGCAGCCGGTGCAGACTTTGTTGGTGAAACTGACTTAGTTGAAAAGATTCAAGACGGATGGTTAGACTTTGATGTTGCCATCGCTACTCCAGACATGATGGCCCAAGTTGGTCGTCTTGGACGTGTTCTTGGACCTAAAGGTTTAATGCCTAACCCTAAGACTGGTACAGTTACTATGGATGTTGCTAAAGCTGTTGAGGAATCAAAAGCTGGTAAGGTAACTTATAGAACTGACCGTGACGGTAACGTTGCAGTTCCAGTTGGTAAGGTATCATTTGATGCAGACAAACTTATTGGTAACATTAAGACCATCGAAGAAGTTGTTGTACGTGCTCGTCCAGCATCTGTTCGTGGTACTTACGTAACCAACGTTTCTGTTTCATCAACATTTGGCCCTGGTGTCAAAGTTGATATTGAATCATTCTAA
- the rplL gene encoding 50S ribosomal protein L7/L12, producing the protein MAFDKDNIIEQIKDASITDLNDLVSAIEEEFGVSAAAPVAAAGAAGGDAGAKDSYDVELTESGDQKVKAIKVVREITGLGLKDAKGLVDGVPSVIKEGLSEDEANDIKAKLEEVGGVVTLK; encoded by the coding sequence ATGGCTTTCGATAAAGACAATATTATTGAACAAATTAAAGATGCTTCAATTACTGACTTAAACGACTTAGTTTCAGCAATTGAAGAAGAATTTGGTGTTTCTGCAGCTGCTCCAGTTGCTGCTGCAGGTGCTGCTGGTGGAGACGCTGGTGCAAAGGATTCATACGACGTTGAGTTGACTGAATCAGGTGACCAAAAAGTTAAAGCAATCAAGGTTGTTCGTGAAATCACTGGCCTTGGTTTGAAGGACGCTAAGGGTCTTGTTGATGGTGTTCCATCAGTTATCAAGGAAGGCCTTTCAGAAGACGAAGCTAACGACATCAAGGCTAAGCTTGAAGAAGTTGGTGGAGTTGTAACTCTTAAGTAG
- a CDS encoding galactokinase, with amino-acid sequence MIYDDAKSKFKELYGSDSTRLFFSPGRINLIGEHTDYNGGNVFPCAISLGIYAAYANRDDNVIRMYSMNVPDQGVVEFSLDNMEYDKQIGWANYPKGMIAEIINQGHKLNHGFDVVLNGNLPDGAGLSSSASIELLTAEIVNDVFSFGIDQQELVEYGKLVENNYIGVNSGIMDQFAIGMGKKDKAILLDTNSMKFEYVPVELGNHVIVIMNTKKHRELQDSKYNERRSECEEALKRLQTGVDVKSLGDLNESEFDQHSYLINDDTLIKRARHAVFENQRTLQAKKALIDGDLETFGRLINASHVSLHYDYDVTGKELDTLAETAWKQPGVVGARMTGAGFGGCAIAIVEKDKVDDFIKNVGDTYEQTIGHPGEFYIAEISDGPREIK; translated from the coding sequence ATGATTTATGATGATGCTAAGAGTAAATTTAAAGAATTATATGGTTCAGATTCAACCCGCCTGTTTTTCTCACCAGGCCGGATCAATTTAATTGGTGAACATACCGACTACAACGGTGGAAACGTATTTCCATGTGCCATTAGTTTGGGGATCTACGCTGCTTACGCTAATCGTGATGATAATGTAATCCGGATGTATTCAATGAACGTTCCTGATCAAGGGGTTGTTGAATTTTCACTTGATAACATGGAATATGATAAACAAATTGGCTGGGCAAACTATCCTAAGGGAATGATTGCTGAAATTATTAACCAAGGTCATAAATTAAACCACGGATTTGATGTTGTCCTAAATGGTAACTTGCCAGATGGTGCAGGCCTTTCTTCATCAGCTTCAATTGAATTGCTGACCGCAGAAATTGTTAACGATGTATTCTCATTTGGTATCGATCAACAAGAGCTGGTTGAATACGGTAAGTTGGTTGAAAATAACTACATTGGTGTTAACTCAGGAATCATGGATCAATTTGCAATTGGAATGGGTAAGAAAGACAAAGCAATCTTACTAGACACTAACTCAATGAAATTTGAATATGTTCCTGTTGAACTCGGTAACCACGTTATTGTAATTATGAATACTAAGAAGCACCGTGAGCTTCAAGATTCTAAATACAACGAACGTCGTTCAGAATGTGAAGAAGCATTGAAACGTCTTCAGACCGGGGTTGATGTTAAGTCGTTGGGTGACCTAAATGAATCAGAATTTGATCAACACAGTTACCTAATTAACGATGACACGCTGATTAAGCGGGCACGCCATGCTGTATTTGAAAACCAAAGAACCCTACAAGCGAAGAAAGCATTGATAGACGGAGATCTTGAAACATTCGGTCGGTTAATTAACGCATCACATGTTTCTCTTCACTACGATTATGACGTTACTGGTAAGGAACTTGATACTTTGGCTGAAACTGCTTGGAAACAACCAGGAGTTGTTGGTGCCCGTATGACAGGTGCTGGATTTGGTGGTTGTGCAATTGCTATCGTTGAGAAGGATAAGGTTGATGACTTTATCAAGAACGTTGGCGATACTTATGAACAAACCATTGGCCATCCAGGTGAGTTCTACATCGCTGAAATTTCAGACGGTCCAAGAGAGATTAAGTAA
- a CDS encoding UDP-glucose--hexose-1-phosphate uridylyltransferase, whose amino-acid sequence MMATAVDKFVDLIIKSDSPYSEVDRIYVTNLIFRLIGDGKGNETDDEDPVDLANDLVDLAIEHEKIEDSITNREILEDQLMDLLTPIPSKVNSLFWNKYNDAPKEATDYFYNLSQKNDYIKTRAIAKNISYETKTEYGNLEITVNLSKPEKDPKAIAAAGKAKATSYPVGPLAIENEGYLGRLGYAARSNHRVIRMMIGGQPWGFQYSPYAYFGEHAIFLNQKHVPMAINNQTFINLADIIRQLPHYFVGSNADLPIVGGSLLAQDHYQGGRHSFPMMKAPIDRKVDLGVDGLDAGIVKWPMATIRLASEDSTKVIAAANRIFLSWKEYSDESVDIRAYTDGTRHHTVTPIARMDGDKFVMDIVLRDNQTSAEYPDGIFHPHKDVQHIKKENIGLIEVMGRAILPARLKTEMKEVEKYLVGKPNEIADYHKEWADQIANDNEINDQNVEDVVNREVGLVFSRVLEDAGVYKWDAKGQAAFDKFISQV is encoded by the coding sequence ATGATGGCAACAGCAGTTGATAAATTTGTTGATTTAATTATTAAGTCCGACTCTCCTTACTCAGAAGTCGACAGAATTTACGTGACTAACCTAATCTTTCGTTTGATTGGTGATGGTAAAGGTAACGAAACCGATGATGAGGATCCAGTAGATTTGGCTAATGATTTAGTAGACTTAGCAATTGAACACGAGAAAATCGAGGATTCGATTACTAATCGAGAAATATTGGAAGATCAGTTAATGGATTTGTTAACACCGATTCCATCTAAGGTGAACTCACTTTTTTGGAACAAGTATAATGATGCTCCAAAAGAAGCAACTGACTATTTCTACAACTTAAGCCAGAAGAATGATTACATCAAAACTCGGGCAATTGCCAAGAACATTTCTTACGAAACCAAGACAGAATACGGTAATCTTGAAATTACTGTTAATCTATCGAAGCCGGAAAAGGATCCTAAGGCAATTGCAGCCGCAGGCAAAGCTAAGGCGACAAGTTATCCAGTTGGTCCTTTGGCAATCGAAAATGAAGGCTATTTAGGTCGTTTAGGCTATGCTGCGAGAAGTAATCACCGGGTAATCCGCATGATGATTGGTGGCCAACCTTGGGGATTCCAATATTCTCCTTATGCCTATTTTGGTGAACATGCCATTTTCTTAAACCAAAAGCACGTCCCAATGGCAATCAATAACCAAACGTTTATTAATTTGGCAGATATTATTCGTCAATTACCACATTACTTTGTTGGTAGTAACGCTGATTTGCCAATCGTTGGTGGGTCACTATTAGCCCAAGATCATTATCAAGGTGGTCGTCACAGTTTTCCAATGATGAAGGCACCAATTGATCGTAAAGTAGATCTAGGTGTTGACGGTTTGGATGCCGGAATTGTGAAGTGGCCAATGGCAACTATTCGTTTGGCCAGTGAAGATTCAACTAAGGTAATCGCTGCCGCAAATAGAATTTTTCTTAGTTGGAAAGAATATTCAGATGAGTCTGTTGATATTCGGGCATACACAGATGGAACTCGCCATCACACGGTGACACCAATTGCTCGGATGGATGGAGATAAGTTCGTTATGGATATCGTTCTTAGAGATAACCAAACATCTGCTGAATACCCAGATGGAATCTTCCATCCACATAAGGATGTTCAACACATTAAGAAGGAAAACATCGGTTTGATCGAAGTTATGGGAAGAGCGATTTTACCGGCAAGATTAAAGACAGAGATGAAGGAAGTCGAAAAGTACCTTGTTGGTAAGCCTAATGAAATTGCGGATTACCACAAGGAGTGGGCAGACCAGATTGCTAATGACAATGAAATCAATGATCAAAACGTTGAAGACGTTGTTAATCGTGAAGTCGGCTTAGTATTTTCTAGAGTGTTAGAGGATGCTGGTGTGTACAAATGGGATGCGAAGGGACAAGCAGCATTCGATAAATTTATTTCACAAGTCTAA
- the galE gene encoding UDP-glucose 4-epimerase GalE, with protein MAVLVLGGAGYIGSHAVDRLIENGYDVVVVDNLVTGHVAAINKKARFYEGDVRDKEFLNGVFEKEDIEGVIHFAAFSVVPESMEKPLKYFDNNNGGMISLLEVMHDHDVKFIVFSSTAATYGEPKQIPIKETDPQVPTNPYGESKLAMEKIMHWSDVAYGIKFVALRYFNVAGAKSDGSIGEDHSPETHLVPIILQVASGEREQLTIFGDDYDTKDGTNVRDYVHVVDLADAHILALEYLKKGNDSQAFNLGSSTGFSNKEMLEAAREVTGKEIPAEMGPRRAGDPSTLIASSEKARSVLGWNPQFDDVKEIIKTAWNWKMSHPKGYNDREGK; from the coding sequence ATGGCAGTTTTGGTATTAGGTGGAGCCGGATACATTGGCTCACACGCAGTAGATAGATTAATTGAAAATGGATATGACGTAGTTGTAGTCGATAACTTGGTAACTGGTCACGTTGCTGCAATCAATAAGAAGGCTCGTTTTTACGAAGGCGACGTTCGTGATAAAGAATTTTTGAACGGCGTATTTGAAAAGGAAGATATTGAAGGAGTTATTCACTTTGCCGCATTTTCAGTGGTTCCAGAATCAATGGAAAAGCCGCTAAAGTACTTTGACAACAACAATGGTGGAATGATTAGCTTACTTGAAGTTATGCACGATCATGATGTTAAGTTCATCGTATTCTCATCAACTGCTGCAACTTATGGTGAACCAAAACAAATTCCAATTAAAGAAACTGATCCGCAAGTTCCAACTAACCCATATGGTGAAAGCAAGTTGGCAATGGAAAAGATTATGCACTGGAGTGATGTTGCTTACGGCATCAAGTTTGTTGCGCTCCGTTACTTTAACGTTGCTGGTGCTAAGTCAGATGGCTCAATTGGTGAAGATCACAGTCCAGAAACACATTTGGTACCAATTATTCTTCAAGTTGCTTCAGGTGAACGTGAACAGCTAACCATTTTTGGTGATGATTACGATACTAAAGATGGTACAAACGTACGTGATTACGTCCACGTTGTCGATTTAGCAGACGCCCACATTTTGGCACTAGAATACCTAAAGAAGGGTAACGATAGCCAAGCATTTAACCTTGGTTCTTCAACTGGTTTCTCAAACAAAGAGATGCTGGAAGCTGCTCGTGAAGTTACTGGTAAAGAGATTCCTGCCGAAATGGGACCTCGTCGTGCTGGTGACCCAAGTACATTAATTGCATCAAGTGAAAAGGCTCGCAGTGTTCTAGGCTGGAACCCACAATTTGATGATGTTAAGGAAATTATTAAGACCGCCTGGAATTGGAAGATGTCACATCCAAAGGGATACAACGATCGGGAAGGAAAGTAG